A portion of the Cryptomeria japonica chromosome 5, Sugi_1.0, whole genome shotgun sequence genome contains these proteins:
- the LOC131043407 gene encoding probable disease resistance protein At1g61300 → MADPGFIPGMIGYAIHLALSQVIHHINVAIRCRKELDALKALLLKVQLMNMEMQNYRKALYSGRVNTSSEPPLPFAVNSWLNELNALLDEASDLAQHCNVQSYWHLFPRYRTSRKIRRLIENVEKHLASTPSVAFLHQLQLHATNQQFLEQGGNNSLNLHTSALAGTFGDLFPSNSSAAQKTKYIAEALIVGQDSTSTRMKELIHSQQHKNVSRFGLVGKGGAGKTLLLKRLFNSDQVQSLFCNDLMLWLTVSQNPSFSALRKELVKQITLKVNEQLESREEDHVKTWLSQSMAKHKFALFLDDVWETCASCLLEELCVPLFPHHKSNIIIATSRSKSVLSQLGVPPPSIIQMQDLTDDESWTLFSSHAFPHNDGVMPMSIDKGIARRVCKECGGLPLAIKVVGQAMAGVAQSNEWEFALQRLQNDVMQSLSSKLRLSYDALADLPGYGISLQLCFLCLAAFSEDEVIMAGIIIKYWIGEGLVRGSDPVQIGERYLILLADRCLIEPIHKDHDGKVINFRVHDVFHHFLAHQIAEKEEKCFFQARRDLGEFPVDECEGHIRISLMDNCLTKVPKAFGFPYIRSLLLAGNTSLKEIPKEVIGSMTALRVLDLSRTALQSLPKNVGNLKHLACLRLCFVPIKKLPYSVGNLRNLQVLDLYQANITQLPSSISKLTSLKLLDIGSCKHLQCMPYGISHLRSLMYLNAAGKKCRRGRLSINDLGTLNQLKWLVLANKGEIVREGTLGTMKQMESLFLDLADTEKLPHDMIAMSKLRTLWLACPHLIQIEDSFCGFKNMGSIRLFNCGKLKQLPPLQKLENLKHLQIVKCPNIEKFPEEFGKRGGFPKLEVLSVVGLEKLEQMPMVEEGALPSLKILTIMKCEAVQRLPQCYWNLKNVEKISVYGCSKVLHVMAEEEKFIKKKSRVQTITLSSTETKTLEKRYYDILHRGEHVYYGEFWCSEMFQFLDNINRFWSLYVLGQNDGI, encoded by the coding sequence ATGGCCGATCCTGGATTCATCCCTGGAATGATCGGTTACGCCATTCATTTGGCTCTGAGTCAGGTTATTCATCACATCAATGTTGCCATCAGATGCAGGAAAGAGTTGGATGCTCTCAAAGCCCTGCTTCTCAAAGTTCAATTAATGAACATGGAAATGCAAAACTATAGAAAAGCTTTGTACTCTGGCAGAGTGAACACATCATCTGAGCCCCCTTTACCCTTCGCGGTCAACAGTTGGTTGAACGAATTGAATGCTCTTCTGGATGAAGCATCTGATTTGGCCCAGCACTGCAACGTACAATCATACTGGCATCTCTTTCCTCGTTACAGAACGAGCAGAAAGATTAGGCGACTCATTGAAAATGTGGAAAAGCATCTAGCTTCAACGCCTTCCGTTGCTTTTCTTCATCAACTACAGCTGCATGCGACAAATCAGCAATTTCTTGAGCAAGGGGGAAATAATTCTCTTAATCTGCATACTTCAGCACTTGCTGGCACATTTGGAGATCTCTTTCCTTCTAATTCTTCAGCTGCTCAAAAAACGAAGTATATTGCGGAGGCACTCATTGTCGGACAAGATTCTACATCAACCAGAATGAAGGAGCTGATTCATTCCCAGCAGCACAAAAACGTGTCTCGTTTCGGCCTTGTTGGGAAAGGCGGGGCCGGTAAGACTCTACTACTCAAACGACTCTTCAACAGTGACCAGGTACAGAGTCTCTTTTGCAATGACTTGATGCTTTGGCTTACTGTTTCGCAAAATCCATCTTTCAGTGCTCTCAGAAAGGAGCTTGTCAAACAAATAACTCTTAAAGTAAATGAACAATTAGAGAGTAGAGAAGAAGACCATGTGAAAACTTGGTTGAGTCAAAGCATGGCAAAACACAAGTTTGCCCTGTTTTTAGATGATGTTTGGGAAACATGTGCAAGCTGCTTGTTAGAAGAGCTGTGTGTGCCTCTCTTTCCACACCACAAGTCCAACATTATCATTGCCACTTCCAGAAGTAAGAGTGTGCTCTCACAGTTGGGTGTTCCGCCTCCATCAATCATCCAAATGCAAGACTTGACTGACGATGAGAGCTGGACATTGTTTTCTTCCCATGCTTTTCCACACAATGATGGAGTTATGCCCATGAGCATTGACAAGGGAATAGCGAGGCGCGTTTGCAAGGAGTGCGGGGGACTTCCATTAGCAATCAAAGTAGTCGGACAGGCAATGGCGGGTGTTGCTCAGTCAAATGAATGGGAATTCGCACTCCAGAGATTGCAGAATGATGTTATGCAGTCACTTTCAAGCAAATTGAGATTAAGCTACGATGCTTTGGCCGACTTACCAGGCTATGGCATTTCCTTGCAGTTGTGCTTCCTCTGCCTCGCTGCTTTCTCAGAAGACGAAGTCATCATGGCTGGAATTATTATCAAGTACTGGATTGGAGAAGGGTTGGTACGCGGGTCGGATCCTGTCCAAATTGGAGAGCGATACCTCATTTTGTTAGCAGACCGATGCCTTATTGAGCCAATCCATAAGGATCACGATGGAAAGGTGATCAATTTCAGGGTGCATGATGTATTCCACCACTTTTTAGCACACCAAATTGCAGAAAAGGAAGAAAAATGCTTCTTTCAGGCACGCAGAGATTTAGGAGAGTTTCCCGTTGATGAATGTGAGGGACACATCAGAATTTCATTAATGGACAACTGTTTGACTAAGGTTCCAAAGGCATTCGGATTTCCCTATATCCGCTCCTTGCTACTGGCTGGTAATACATCTTTGAAGGAGATTCCTAAAGAAGTGATTGGGAGTATGACCGCTCTCAGGGTATTGGATTTGTCACGGACTGCCCTCCAGTCGTTGCCAAAAAATGTGGgaaatttgaagcatttagctTGTCTCAGATTATGCTTTGTTCCAATCAAGAAACTACCCTACTCTGTCGGTAACCTTAGAAACCTTCAAGTATTGGATCTTTATCAGGCTAATATTACGCAACTCCCATCCAGCATTTCTAAGTTGACTTCCCTAAAACTTTTGGACATTGGTTCATGTAAACATCTGCAGTGCATGCCTTATGGGATCTCACACCTTAGGTCTCTGATGTACCTGAATGCAGCAGGGAAAAAGTGCAGAAGAGGTCGGCTTTCAATTAATGATTTGGGTACCCTAAACCAACTCAAATGGTTGGTGCTTGCAAATAAGGGTGAAATAGTTCGAGAAGGAACACTCGGAACCATGAAGCAGATGGAATCTCTATTTTTAGATCTGGCAGATACAGAAAAGCTCCCCCATGACATGATTGCCATGTCTAAATTGAGGACACTCTGGCTAGCATGTCCTCACTTAATCCAAATAGAGGATTCATTTTGTGGATTTAAAAATATGGGCAGTATTAGATTGTTCAACTGTGGCAAGTTGAAACAACTACCCCCGTTGCAGAAGCTTGAGAATCTGAAGCATTTACAGATTGTTAAGTGCCCCAACATAGAGAAGTTCCCAGAAGAATTCGGAAAGAGGGGAGGATTTCCTAAGCTTGAGGTACTTTCAGTGGTGGGGTTGGAGAAATTAGAGCAGATGCCAATGGTAGAGGAGGGAGCACTGCCTTCACTTAAAATATTGACAATAATGAAGTGTGAGGCAGTACAGAGGTTACCACAATGTTATTGGAATTTGAAGAATGTAGAGAAGATAAGTGTGTATGGTTGTTCAAAGGTTCTTCATGTCATGGCAGAGGAAGAAAAATTTATCAAGAAAAAGAGCAGGGTGCAAACAATAACATTATCGAGCACAGAAACTAAGACATTGGAAAAGCGCTATTATGATATCCTTCACCGGGGTGAACACGTTTATTATGGTGAATTTTGGTGCAGCGAGATGTTTCAGTTTTTAGATAATATTAATCGATTTTGGTCTTTATATGTTTTAGGTCAAAATGATGGTATATAA